The Burkholderia mayonis DNA window GACAAGCCCGCCGATCTGATCGTCACGCCGGAGACGGCGATCGCGGTGCTGATCCAGGAGCTGCCCGAGCCGTTCGCGCGCGCGGTGCGCAATTTCAGCGACACGACCGACACGGCGGTGCTGTTCGGCGCGGTCGGCGGCACGGTGACGGCCGATGGCCGGATCGTCGATTACACGAACAGCCTGTACGGCGTGACGCCGCATTCGCGCGACATCTACCGCTACGACAAGCATCATCTGGTGCCGTTCGGCGAGTTCATCCCGTGGGGCTTTCGCTGGTTCGTCGACCTGATGAAGATGCCGCTCGGCGATTTCGCGCGCGGCGCGCCGGTCCAGCAGCCGTTCATCGTGCGCAACCAGCCGGTGATGGCCGACATCTGCTACGAAGACATTTTCGGCGAACAGATCGCGGCGACGATCCGCGACAATCCGGTGTCGCCCGGCGTGCTCGTCAACGTGACGAACCTCGCGTGGTTCGGCGACACGATCGCGCTCGACCAGCACCTGCAGATCGCGCGGATGCGCTCGCTCGAGACGGGCCGGCCGATGCTGCGCGCGACGAACACAGGAATGACGGCCGCGATCGACGCGCAGGGGCGCGTGCTCGGCCAGCTGAAGCCGTACACGATCGGCTCGCTCGACGTGCGGATCGAAGGCACCGCCGGCCGCACGCCGTACGTGACGAGCGGCAATGCGACGGTGCTCGCGCTGTCGCTGCTGCTGCTCGCGTTCGGCTTCGCGTTCGGGCCGGGGCTGCGCCGGCGCGGCTGACGCCGCCGGTGTGGGCGCGCAGCCATCGTCGGCCGCCCGCGCAGACGGCCGGCCTGCTTTCCCGCATCAGCGCGCGCGCTGCGCCCATTCGCACAGATCGCGCGCCGCCTCCTCCATCACCGGCTCCCAGCGCGCGAACGCGCGCTGACGATACAGCGTCGCAGTCGGATACCACGGACTGTCGCGCCGCTCGAGCTGCCACACCCAGTGCGGATTGACGTCGAGCAGCACCCACGTCGGCCGCCCGAGCGCGCCGCTCAGATGCGCGACCGACGTGCAGACGCTCACGACCAGATCGAGCGCGCCGACGTAGGCCGCCGTGTCGTCGAACGTACTCAGCTCGGCGGTTTCGTCGACGATCGGAAAGCCCGCCGCGCGCGCCGCCTCGACATCCGCCGCCGCGCCCGGCTGCAGCGAATGAAACGTCACGCCGCCGATCCCGCCGAACGCGGCGGCATACCGGTCGAGGCCGACGCGCCGGAACGGATTGCGCTGATGCGTGAGGCTGCCCGTCCACGCGAGCCCCACGCGCAGCGGCGCTGCGTCCACCGGCGCCGACGCGGCGAAGCGCTCGCGCCATCCGGCGATCGCCGCGTCGTCCGCGCGCAGATACGGCACGGTGTCGCCGAGCAGCGCGTCGCCAAGTCCGAGCATCCAAGGCGCGCTCATCAGCGGAATCTCATAGTCGAACGGCTGGAGCGCGGCGACGCCGCCGCCCGCGCGATAGCCGTCGACGTGCGCGCCCAGGCTGCGCACGAGCAGATCGCCCATCTGCGGAAACGAATTCCACTCGAGCCGCCCGCCTTCGCGATGCACGCGCTCGGCGAGCGCCGGCACGAAGCGGGCGAACTGCAGCAGGTCGCCCATTCCCTGCTCGCCCCACACGAGCAGCGTCTTGCCTGCGAGCGGCTCGCCGCGCCAGCGCGGGCCGGGCAGCGCGGGCAGCTTGCCGCGCAGCTCGGGCGCGCCGCTCCAGCGCATCTCGTGCTCCGGCCAGCCGGCCGCATAGTCACCGCGCGCGAGATGAATCAGCGCGAGGTTGAAGCGATGCGACGCATTATCGGGATCGCGCTCGCTGACGCGCGCCGCGATGCGTTCGGCGTCGTCCCAGCGCTGTGCTTCCTTGTACGCCATCGCCGCGTTGTTGAGCGCGAGTGGGCTGTCGGGCGCGAGCGCGAGCGCCTTCGCCGACGCCTCGAGGGCGCCCGGCAGATCGCAGCCGCGCAGCCGCGCGATGACGAGATTGATCCACGCGTCGGGCGCCGACGGTGCGTCGGCCGCCGCCCCTTCTAGCAGCGCAAGTTCCTCCGCCGCGTCGCCTCCCGCCATTCGGACGGCAACCGCGAGGTTGTTCTTCAGCGACGGCCACGCGGGCGCGACGGCCAACACTCGTCGGTATGGCGAGATCGCATCCGCATGCCGCCCCGCATACTGCAGCGCGTAGCCGTGATTGAACGCGGCGGCGGGCGACGTCGGCGCGAGTGCGTCGTAGAGGCGCGCAAGTTCGACTGCGTCGTCCGTGCGCCCTGCGCCGACGAGCGCCATCGTCAGTTGCGGGATGGCGGCGTCGTCCACGGGATGCAGCAGGCGGGCGGCCTCGAGCCAGATCGCGCGGGCGTCGCCGCTGGCGTCGAGCGACCGGCGAAGCATCGCGACGAGCGGCGGCACGAGCGGAACATTCGGACTGGATGCGGCTGAAGACATAAGCGATCGTCACGGTGACAGCGTGGCGCACCTCGCGGCGCCGGAAGCGCTCCATCTTACCGGCTCGACATCGCCCGGGCATCTCGAAAATGCGACGAGGGCTTCGCCGCGTCGCCCGGCCGGCATGCGCGCCCGAGCGAATGCCCGACACACGATCCGTCGCGGAGCGCCCGCCGAGCGCCGTCTGCCGCGCGCTGCGTCGAACGTCATGCGCCGCACGCCGCGCGCTCGGCGCAGCGCCGCCGCGCGCCGGGACGCGGCTCACGTCCTCGACATCGCCGGCGGCAAGGAACGTGTCGAGATCGCCGGGGAATCGCGTCGACGCGCCGTGCGCGCCGCCCCGCGCAGCCGCACGTTTTCCCGCGATTTTCGCGCCCGCGAACGCGTATGGAGGGCTGCCCCACCCCGTTCCGGCCGCACCCGTCCGCCGATCCGGTAAAATTGCGTGTTTTAGCACAGACCCAAGCCGCGCGCCGCGCGAGCTGCCGGCGCGAACCTCGCTCGCGCCGGCAGCCCGAAGCAGAGCGCCCAGCGCCACGAAGGCCTCTCATGCTTACGTTTCAGCAAATCATCCTGACGCTCCAGTCCTATTGGGACAGGCAGGGTTGCGCCCTGCTCCAGCCGATCGACATGGAAGTCGGCGCCGGCACGTCGCACGTGCACACGTTCCTGCGCGCGATCGGCCCCGAGCCGTGGCGCGCCGCGTACGTGCAGCCGTCGCGCCGCCCGAAGGACGGACGCTACGGCGAGAACCCGAACCGCCTGCAGCACTACTACCAGTACCAGGTCGTGCTGAAGCCCGCGCCGGAGAACATCCTCGACCTGTACCTCGGCTCGCTGGAAGCGCTCGGCTTCGACCTGAAGCAGAACGACGTGCGCTTCGTCGAGGACGACTGGGAGAACCCGACGCTCGGCGCGTGGGGCCTCGGCTGGGAAGTCTGGCTGAACGGCATGGAAGTCACGCAGTTCACGTACTTCCAGCAAGTGGGCGGCCTCGACTGCAAGCCGGTGCTCGGCGAAATCACGTACGGCCTCGAGCGCCTCGCGATGTACCTGCAAAAGGTCGAGAACGTCTACGACCTGATCTGGACCGAGTGGGAAGAGCCGGGCCCGAACGGCCCCGAGCTGCGCCGCCTGACCTACGGCGACGTCTATCACCAGAACGAAGTCGAGCAATCGACCTACAACTTCGAGCAGGCGAACGTCGACCTGCTCTTCACGTTCTTCAACAGCTACGAAGCCGAAGCGAAGCGGATGATCGAAACGCAACTCGCGCTGCCCGCGTACGAGCTCGTGCTGAAGGCGGGCCACACGTTCAACCTGCTCGACGCGCGCGGCGCGATCTCCGTGACCGAGCGCGCCGCGTACATCGGCCGCATTCGCGCGCTGTCGCGGCTCGTCGCGCAGGCGTACTACGATTCGCGCGAGAAGCTCGGCTTCCCGATGATCGGCAACCCGGTGCCGGGCGTGCCGGGCTTGACCACCGACGCGCAGGAGGCCGCGCAGCCCGCATGGGCGCCGCCGCTGAAGGCCGAACGCAAGATCGATCAGGACTGACGAGATTCTTTACACCATGACGCAAAACCATCCCGCTTCCCTGCTCGTCGAACTGCTGACCGAAGAGCTGCCGCCGAAGGCGCTCGCGCGCCTGGGCGACGCGTTCGCCGAAGGCATCGCGCAACGTCTCGCCGCGCGCGACCTGATCGAAGGCGAGCTCGCCTTCGAACGCTACGCGACGCCGCGACGCTTGGCCGTCGTCGTGCAGAACGTGCGCGCCGTCGCGCCGGAAAAGCAGGTCCGCGAAAAAGTGCTGCCGGTGTCGGTCGCGCTCGACACGGCAGGCAAGCCGGCTGCGCCGCTCGCGAAGAAGCTCGCCGCGCTCGGCCACCCGAACCTGTCGATCGCCGATCTCGAGCGCGCGCACGACGGCAAGGCCGAAGCGTTCTTCGTCAACTACGCGGCGCCCGGCGCGACGCTCGCCGACGGCCTGCAGGCCGCGCTCGACGAAACGCTCGCGAAGCTGCCGATCCCGAAGGTGATGACCTATCAGCGCCCGGACGGCGCCGACGTCCAGTTCGTGCGCCCCGTGCACCGCCTGACCGTGCTGCACGACGAACGCATCGTGCCCGTCTCCGCATTCGGCATCGACGCGGGCGACACGACGCTCGGCCACCGCTTCCTATCGGACGGCCTCGTCGCGATCCAGCACGCAAGCGCGTACGCGGACACGCTGCGCGAGAAGGGCCGCGTGATCGCGCACTTCGCGGGCCGCAAGGACGCGATCCGCACGCAGCTCGACGCGCATGCGCAAGGCGACGAGGTCGTGATGCCGGAGGCGCTCCTCGACGAAGTGACGTCGCTCGTCGAATGGCCCGTCGTCTATCCGTGCCGCTTCGAGGACGAATTCCTGCAGGTCCCGCAGGAGTGCCTGATCCTCACGATGCAGACGAACCAGAAGTACTTCGCGCTCACCGACGCGGCGGGCAAGCTGCGCTCGCGCTTTTTGATCGTGTCGAACATCGAGACGAAGACGCCGAGCGAGATCATCGAAGGCAACGAGCGCGTCGTGCGCCCGCGCCTCGCCGACGCGAAGTTCTTCTTCGAGCAGGACAAGAAGAAACCGCTCGCCGACCGCGTGCCGCTCCTCGCGAACGTCGTTTATCACAACAAGCTCGGCTCGCAGCTCGCGCGCATCGAGCGCCTCGAGACGCTCGCGGGCGAGATCGCGCCCGCGATCGGCGCCGACGCGACGGTCGCGATCCGCGCGGCCCGTCTCGCGAAGGCCGACCTGCTGACCGACATGGTCGGCGAGTTTCCCGAGCTGCAAGGCACGATGGGCACGTACTACGCGCGCCACGACGGCGAGCCGGAAGACGTCGCGATCGCGTGCACCGAGCACTATCAGCCGCGCTTCTCCGGCGACGCGCTGCCGACGACGCCCGTCAGCACGGCGGTCGCGCTCGCCGACAAGCTCGAGACGATCGTCGGCATCTGGGGCATCGGCCTCGCGCCGACGGGCGAGAAGGATCCGTTCGCGCTGCGCCGCCACGCGCTCGGCGTGCTGCGCCTGTTGCTCGAGAAGCAGCTTCCGCTCGATCTCGTCTGGCTGCTGCGCACCGCGTACGAACGTTTCGCGGCGGTGCCGGGCGTCGTCGAATCGACCGACGCGATCTACGCGTTCTTCATCGACCGCCTGCGCGGCCTGCTGCGCGAGCGCGGCTACTCGGCGGGCGAAGTCGATGCGGTGCTGAGCCTGAACCCGACGCGCCTCGACGACATCGTCGCGCGCCTCGACGCGGTGCGCGAGTTCGCGCGCCTCGACGAAAGCGAAGCGCTCGCGGCCGCGAACAAGCGGATCGCGAACATCCTGAAGAAGTCGGAGAGCGGTGCGAACGGCGCGGTGCAGCCGACCCTCTTCGTCGAACCGGCCGAGAAGGCGCTGCACGAGCAACTCGCCGAAGTGACGCCGCGCGTGCAGTCGCAGCTCGAGGCGCGCGCGTACACGGGCGCCCTGTCCGCGCTCGCCGCGCTGCGCACGCCCGTCGACACGTTCTTCAACGACGTGATGGTCAACACCGAGGATCCCGCGCTGCGCGCGAACCGGCTCGCGCTGCTGTCCGCGCTGCATCAGCAGATGAACTGCGTCGCCGACATCTCGAAGCTCGCCGCATAAGCCAGAGGAACCACGCGATGCCGACCAGTCTCAGCAAGAAGCTCGTCATCCTCGACCGGGACGGCGTCATCAACGTCGATTCGGACGCATTCGTCAAATCTCCCGACGAGTGGGTCGCGCTGCCCGGCAGCCTCGAGGCGATCGCGCGGCTCAATCACGCGGGCTACCGCGTCGTCGTCGCGACGAACCAGTCGGGCATCGGCCGCGGCCTCTTCGACATGGCGACGCTGAACGCGATGCATTTGAAGATGCATCGCGCGGCGGCCGCGGTCGGCGGGCGGATCGACGCGGTGTTCTTCTGCCCGCACACGGCCGACGACCACTGCGACTGCCGCAAGCCGCAGCCGGGCATGATGAAGCTGATCGCCGAGCGTTTCGAGATCGATCCGGAGGACACGCCCGTCGTCGGCGATTCGCTGCGCGACCTGCTGGCAGGCGCGGCGCTCGGCTTTCGGCCGCACCTCGTGCTGACGGGCAAGGGCAAGAAGACGCTCGCTGCGGGCGGGCTGCCGGACGGCACGCGCGTGCACGACGACCTGCGCGCGTTCGCGCTCGATTTCCTTTCCGAAGATCACGAGTGATGCCGTCCCGCGCGCATCCTCCCTCACCGTAACGTCACGCCGATGCGCTTCGTCCGCTCCCTGCTGCTTTTCGTCTATTTCATCGTCTACACGGCGCTGTACGCGACCGCGTGCTTCATCGCGTTCCCGTTCCTGCGCCCGAACGCACGCTACTGGATGGCGGCCGGCTGGTGCAAGTCGACGCTCTTCGTCGCACGCTGGCTGAACGGCATCCGGTATCGCGTCGAAGGGTTCGAGAACCTGCCCGACGGTCCCGCGGTGCTGCTGCCGAAGCATCAGTCCGCGTGGGAGACGGTCGCGCTGCCCGCGCTGATGCCGAAGCCGCTTTGCTACGTGTTCAAGCGCGAGCTGCTGTACGTGCCGTTCTTCGGCTGGGCGCTCGGGATGCTGCACATGGTCCACATCAACCGCAAGGACGGCAAGAACGCGTTCGACTCGGTGATCCGCCAGGGCCGCGCACGGATGGCGGACGGCGCGTGGGTCATCATGTTTCCGGAAGGCACGCGCACGCCGGTCGGCAGCCAGGGCAAGTACAAGACGGGTGGCGCGCGCTTCGCGATCGGCGCGGGCGCGCCCGTCGTGCCGATCGCGCACAACGCGGGACGCGTGTGGCCGCGCAATTCGTTTATGAAATATCCCGGCACCGTCACGGTGTCGATCGGCAAGCCGATCGACACGCAAGGCCTCACCCCCGATCAATTGAACGAACGCGTCGAAAACTGGATCGAAGCGGAAATGCGCCGCATCGACCCGGACGCCTACCGGCACGAGCGCGACGGCGCACGCGGCGCCGACCGTGCGTCCGACGCCGCGCGTACCTGAAGTCAAGCGAGTTTCACCCATTGCGCACCGCCAAACGAAGCGAACTGATGCCGAAGCGTCCCAGGCCGCGGCCGGCCGTCGTGGCGCTCGATCACCGCCAGCTCGACCTGCCGCTCTTCGACGGGCCGGCCGCCTCGCCGTCCCCCGCTTCCCCTTCCGCCGTTCCGCCCGCTTCGTCCGTTGCGCCCGCCGCACCCGCTGCGCCACCCGACGCCGACCGCTCCCGACGCCGCACGCTCGCGCTCGACGGCCGCGTGCTCGAATACAAGCTGAAGCGCTCGGCGCGCCGCACGATCGGCTTCGCGATCGACGGCAGCGGCCTCACGATCACCGCGCCGCGCTGGGTGACGCTCGCCGACATCGAAGCGGCGATCGCCGAGAAGCGCCGCTGGATCTTCAACAAGCTCGCCGAATGGCAGACGCGAACCGAGCAGCGCGCGCTGCCGCAGATCGACTGGAAGGAAGGCGCGCAGATTCCGTATCTCGGCAAGCCCGTCAGCATCGCGCTCGCGTCGGCGAAGGGCGCGCTCTGCTTCGATGCGGCCGCCGCGACGCTCGAGCTCGGCCTGCCCGCGCACGCGAGCGAGCAGCAGATCAAGGATCGCGTGCAGGGCTGGCTGCAGAACGAGGCCAAGCGGATCTTCGGCGAGCGGCTGGCGATGTATGCGGAGAAGCTCGGCGTCACGTATTCGATGTATGCGCTGTCGTCGGCCGCGACGCGCTGGGGCAGTTGCTCGAGCGACGGCAAGATCCGCCTGAACTGGCGGCTCGTCCACTTCCCGATGTCGATCGTCGATTACGTCGTCGCGCACGAGCTGTCGCATCTGCGCGAGATGAACCATAGCCCGGCGTTCTGGCAGACGGTCGAATCGATCTTCCCGGAATTCCGCGAAGCGCGGCATACGCTGAAGCACCATCCGCCGGAGCTGCTGCCGGCGCTCTGAGCGCCGCGCGTCGATGGTGCGACCGCCCGCTCGCTGGCGATTCGGCTTGCAAACCTCGAACGGGAAACGCTCGCCGCGGCCGAGCGCCGCCGCAGCATCCGACACGGGCCGGTCTTCATCGTCACGACTGCCGGCCGACTGACGCCGGCCCGGATCGATTCAACCGGCTCGGTCTTCTTTTCCTCGCACTGCGTTCGTCCCGCATCGCACATCCGACGCATCCGCGCGACGGCATGCAGCGCATTACCCGCAGCGGCGCTCGAACCCGCGCGGCACCCGCCCGCGAACGCAACCGCGCCGCTGCGTGGCGCAGCCGAAGCCAAGCAAGATCATGGGAACGAACAACGACGCGGTACGCATGCTCGATCGCATCGCGCACCGCAGGCCGGCGCGGAGCGCCGCAGCGCCCCGCGCGGTGAGACTGCGCTCAGTGAATCTTCCGCTGAATGAACTCGATCTTGTAGCCGTCCGGATCTTCGACGAACGCGATCACCGTCGATCCGTGCTTCATCGGCCCGGCTTCGCGCGTGACCTTGCCGCCTTGCGCCTTGATCTGCTCGCACGCCTTGTACGCGTCGTCGACCTCGAGCGCGAGATGGCCGAAGCCCGTGCCGAGCTCGTACGACTTCGTGTCCCAGTTGTGGGTGAGCTCGATGACCGTGTGGTCCCGCTCGTCGCCGTAGCCGACGAACGCGAGCGTGAATTTCCCGTCCGGATAGTCGTCGCGGCGCAGCAATTTCATGCCGAGCAGCTCGGTGTAGAACTTGATCGAGCGGTCGAGATCGCCGACTCGCAGCATCGTGTGAAGCAAACGCATGATGGGTACTCCGTGGGGACTTGCTTGAACGTGCGAATGTACCAGACCCGCGCGATTCCCGCCGGCACGCGCCTCGTCCATCCGGGCAGCAGGGGCGATGCGCGGCGCGCGGCGCGATCGGTTAAGATCGTCGCGGCGGGCTCGCGATGCGTGCGCCGCAACGCTGCCTGCCGCGCTGCGCGACGACGTCCGCCCGGTCGGCGTCCCGTAACGAATCGAAGATCCGAACAACCCTCTCCGACCGCCGATCCCATCGGCCTGCGAACCGTGCGAACCCATTTCTTCGAACCGAGCCGGCCCGCCGAGCGCCCGGCCGGCGTCCCGTTCTCGGCTCACGCCGCCGTTTTCAGGAGCGCCCGATGAGCGCCGTCGCCTATGCGCCGGCGCGCCCGTCGCTCGATTTGCGCGCGATCGGCGTGATGGTTCTGCTGTGCGCGATCTGGGGCTTCCAGCAAGTCGCGATCAAGAGCGCAACGCACGCGATCCCGCCGATGCTCCAGGCCGGGCTGCGCTCAGCGATCGCGGCCATCGGCGTGTGGGCATGGGCGGGCGCGCGCGGCACGCCGCTCTTTCGCGCGGACGGCACGTTCGGCGCGGGCGTCGCCGCAGGCACGCTGTTCGCGGGCGAGTTCGTCTGCCTCTTCTTCGGCCTCACGCTGACGAGCGCCGCACGCATGGCGATCTTTCTCTACACGGCGCCGTGCTTCACCGCGCTCGGGCTGCACCTGTTCGCGCCCGGCGAGAAGATGCGCCGCACGCAATGGACGGGCGTCGCGATCGCGTTCGCGGGCATCGCCGTCGCATTCGCCGACGGCTTCGCACGGCCGGCCGCGGACGGCGCATCGGCGCTCGCCGGACTCGCGGGCGACGCGCTCGGCGTGCTCGGCGGCGTGATGTGGGCGGCGACGACGGTCGTCGTGCGCTCGACGTCGCTCGCTCGCGCGACCGCGAGCAAGACGCTGTTCTACCAGTTGACGGTGTCGTCGGCCGTGCTGCTGGGGCTCGCCGTCATGACCGGACAGACGACGCTCGCGCACGTGACGCCGCTCGCCGTCGCGAGCCTCGCGTATCAGGGCGTGATCGTCGCGTTCGCGAGCTATCTCGCGTGGTATTGGCTGCTGACGCGCTACAGCGCGGCGCGGCTTTCCGTGTTCACGTTCCTCGCGCCGCTCTTCGGCGTGAGCTTCGGCGTGCTGCTGCTCGGCGATTCGGTCGATGCGCGCTTCGGCGCGGCGGCCGTGCTCGTGCTGGCGGGCATCGGGCTCGTCAACGCGCCGCCGCGCGGCGACGGCAAGTAAGTGCATGCGGGGTTGGTCGAGAGAAATGGAGGCCGGCGCAAATCGCTGCGCCGATGGGCTGATGTGCCACCGTGCCGACGTGCTCACGCGTGGATCTGCAAGCGCGCCGACGTGTCGACGTGCATGTGCCGGCGTGCCGATACGCCAATGCGCTGATGTGTCGGCACGGATACGCCGATGCGCGCAGCGTGAGGATTGCAGGCTTCGGCCCTGAAGAAGCGTTGTCGACGGCACCGCGAAAGCCACCGCGCAGCCATGCCGTCGCCGCGCCCTGGCCCGCCACGCGGCAAGACCGCCGCGTATCGACGATCGACCGCGCATAGATCGAGAAAGCCCCTCGTCCGAGGCCAGCGCGCGGATGCATGCTTACGGCGTCGCGCCCCGCAACCGAAAAGAAGCGATGCCGGAAGCAATCCGCGCAACGACGAAGCCGCCCCAAGCGCCCCCTATCGCCGGCGCCGACCGGACAAAATCGCGCGACGCGCCCTGCCCCGTCAGCCGCCGATCAGCCGCCCGCGCGCCGCGCGCCGACCGCCTGCGCGACGCGCACGTACTCGTCGACATCGACATCTTCCGCGCGTCGCGCGAGATCGAAGCCGAGCGCATCGAAATCGACGAGATCGCGATAGCCGCCGAGCGTGTTGCGCAGCATCTTGCGGCGCTGCGAGAATGCGGCCGTCACGACTTCGCCGAGCGCCGCCGGATCGACGGTCTGCAACTCGTGCGGCGCATGCGGGATCATCCGCACGATCGCCGAATCGACCTTCGGCGGCGGCTGGAACGATTCGGGCGGCACGTCGATCAGCTTGTCCATCGTGTAGCGGTACTGAAGCATCACCGACAGCCGGCTGAACGCCTTCGTGCCCGGCTCCGCGACCATCCGCTCGACGACCTCGTTCTGCAGCATGAAATGCTGGTCGATCACGACGTGCGCGAACGACATCAGATGGAACAGCAGCGGGCTCGAAATGTTGTACGGCAGATTGCCGATGATCCGCAGCGACGGCTTGTCGCCTGGCAGGGCGAGCGAGCCGAAGTCGAACGCGAGCGCGTCGCCCGCGTGCAGCTCGAGCAGGTCGCCGAAGCGCTGCTTCAGGCGGCCGATCAGGTCGCGGTCGAGCTCGACCGCGTGCAGCGGCGAGCCGGGCGTCGCGAGCCGCGCGATCACGGGCCCCGTCAGCGCGCCGAGGCCCGGCCCGATTTCGACCATCCGCTCGCCGCGCTCGGGCCGGATCGCCGCGACGATCGCGTCGATCACGCCGTGATCGACGAGAAAGTTCTGCCCGAAGCGCTTGCGCGCGAAATGCCCTTGGTGCTGTCTGCTGTTCGACATCGAAAAATAGAAAAACGGATGACGCGAAAATTCAGCCCGCGCGCCGATGGCGCGCCATCGTCACGGCGGTATCGATCGCGGCGACGAGGCTGCCCGGATCGGCGCGGCCCGTACCGGCGAGATCGAGCGCGGTGCCGTGATCGACCGACGTGCGGATGATCGGCAGGCCGAGCGTGACGTTGATGCCCTCGCCGAACGTCGCGTACTTGAGGACCGGCAGCCCCTGGTCGTGGAACATCGCGAGCACGCAATCCGCGTGCTCGAGGTAGCGCGGCTGGAACAGCGTGTCGGCGGGATAAGGCCCGCGCGCGTCGATGCCCGCGGCCCGCGCGCGCACAAGCGCCGGCTCGATCACGTCGATTTCCTCGCGGCCGAGATAACCGTTCTCGCCCGCGTGCGGATTGAGGCCCGTCACGAGAATGCGCGGTGCGGCGAGACCGAAGCTGCGGCGCAGGTCGCGGTCGACGATCGCGAGCGTATCGGCGAGGCCGTCGATGGTCAGCGCGGCCGACACGTCCTTGAGCGGCAGGTGCGTCGTCGCGAGCGCGACGCGCAGCGGCCGCTCGCCCGTGCCCGCGAGCATCATCACGACGTGCGGCGTATGCGTGCGCTCGGCGAGATATTCGGTATGGCCGGTGAACGGCACGCCGGCATCGTTGATCGTGCTCTTTTGCAGCGGCGCGGTGACGATCGCGTCGAATGCGCCGGCGACCGCGCCGTCGATCGCCGCGTCGAGCAGATCGAGCACGTAGCGCCCGTTCGCCGGATTCAGCTTGCCCGCTTCGGCGGGTGCGGCGAGCGCGCGATGCGCGACCGCGACATGCGCGTTTGCGACATGCGCGTTTGCGACATGCGCGTCTGCGACATGCGCGTCTGCACCGCTCGCCGTCATGCGCGCCCAATCGACGCCGACCGCGGCTGCGCGCTCGGCGATCAGGCCCGCGTCGCCGAGCACCGTGAAGCGCGCGTCGGGCCAGCGCGCCGCCGCGTCGGCGAGTGCACGGGCCGTCAGCTCGGGGCCGACGCCGGCCGGCTCGCCGGTCGTGATCGCGATGCGCAGCGGCTGCGGGCTGGCGGACATGTTTCGGCTACGCGCTTATTGGACGACAGGCAGCTTGACCTGCACGTACGACGAGTCGCGCAGCTCGCGCAGCCAGTCCGAGTACGCCTGCTCGGCCTTGCGCTGGCCGATCGCCTGGCGCGCGATGTCCATCTGCTGCTGCACCGAGCCTTCCGCGTCGCGGCGGCCGAGCACCTGAATCAGGTGGTAGCCGTACTCGGTGCGCACCGGGTTGCTGACCTGGCCATCCTGCAGGCTGTTCATCGCACGCTCGAATTCCGGCACCGTCTCGCCCGGGCTGATCCAGCCGAGATCACCGCCTTGCGACGCCGAGCCGTCCTGCGAGTAGGTGCGCGCGAACTTCTCGAAATCGCCGCCCGCCTCGACCTGCCGGCGGATGTCGATCAGTTGCTGGCGCGCCTGCGATTCCGACTTGCCTTCGCCGACGCGCAACAGAATGTGGCGCACGTGCGTCTGCACGATCTTCGGCGACGCGGCCGACACGCTCTGGCTCGCGCGGCGGTCGACGAGACGCACGATCTCGAAGCCGTCCGGCACGCGGACGAGCGTCGGGTTGACCTGGCCGGGACGCAGCTTCGACACCGCGTCGACGACGTCGGACGGCAGCGACGACGGCGACTTGAAGCCGAGATCGCCGCCCTTCTTCGCATCGTCGGCTTCCGAATTGTTCTTCGCGAGCCGCTCGAAATCGACGCCTGACGCGAGCGCCTGCTGCAGCAGGCCTTCCGCCTTCTTCTGCGCGACGTCGATGTCGGCTTGCGGCGCGCTGGTCGGCGCCTTCACGAAGATGTGCTCGAGCCGCAGATCCTGCTGCGAGCCGGCGTTCGGGCCGCGCTGGCTCGCGATGTAGCTCGCGACTTCGGCGTCCGACACGGTGATCTTGCCGT harbors:
- a CDS encoding peptidylprolyl isomerase, with protein sequence MKKTLRFAAIASGLVASLITVAPAASAQALRAQGASLADEVVAVVNNDVITGRELDQRVGLIARRLQQQKAPVPPIDQLRAQVLNQMVLERIQIQRAKDDGIVVDNATVQATLGRLAQANGMPLDQYKARIEAQGVPWDVFVRDARTELMLSKLREKEVDGKITVSDAEVASYIASQRGPNAGSQQDLRLEHIFVKAPTSAPQADIDVAQKKAEGLLQQALASGVDFERLAKNNSEADDAKKGGDLGFKSPSSLPSDVVDAVSKLRPGQVNPTLVRVPDGFEIVRLVDRRASQSVSAASPKIVQTHVRHILLRVGEGKSESQARQQLIDIRRQVEAGGDFEKFARTYSQDGSASQGGDLGWISPGETVPEFERAMNSLQDGQVSNPVRTEYGYHLIQVLGRRDAEGSVQQQMDIARQAIGQRKAEQAYSDWLRELRDSSYVQVKLPVVQ